The DNA segment GGCAGGCGGACATGACGAACAGCCCTGCGATGTAAAAAACTCTACTATAACAGGTCTTGGTGCAAGTTTATCGTCGGCAGCAAAGACACTTTGTCCGTAAAACAGAATTGTTATAAATGATAATGATTTTGCTAATATACCCATATTAATAATATTTTTTTGTTTTGTTATAATATTATTCGTTATGATAGTTGTTTTAGTTACATTAATATAAAATCAGGAGATAAAAATAGATTTTTTACTGTTATTCATTACAGGCTTACTTGCGGCAACTATACTGCCCGTCCAGTCTGAAATAGTCCTGTCGGCTTTAATATATTCACAAAAGCACAGCGTTGTTTTGCTGGTAATCGTTGCGACTATCGGTAATGTACTGGGTTCGCTTATAAACTACTATATCGGCAAGTATGTTATGCATTTTAAGGATAGGAAGTGGTTTCCCGCAGATAATAAAATGATAAACAGGGCTAACGGTTTTTACCAAAAATACGGTGTATGGTCGCTGCTGCTTGCATGGACACCGTTTTTAGGCGATCCACTGACTATCGTAGCCGGAATCTTCAGGACGAATATCTATTTATTCCTGACATTGGTAACTATAGGTAAGGCAGGCAGATATATAGTTTTGGCAATGGCTTTGGAAAAAGCTTTTTAAGAGTCGATTTTCTAATAATCGATACTAAAACCACCGGCATTAAAAATTCAGGTTTGCCTCTTCTGCGTTTTCTACCTTTATCATGGGGAATAAAAGCTCAACCGTCGTACCCAGACCGACCTCACTTTTTATATCGAACGTGCCGCCCATAAGCTCGGTAAGCTTTTTCGTAAGGGGCAGACCAAGCCCCGTTCCTTCATATCTGCGGCTGATAGAGCTGTCTATCTGTCCGAAAGGAGCCATTGCTTTAGAGATATCCTTTGCAGCTATGCCGATACCGGTATCCACTACATTAATTATCACATTACCGTTCATGGCATCTTCGATTAGTGTTAGTGTTACTTTGCCGTCTTCAGGCGTAAATTTAACGGCATTTGAAAGCAGGTTAAGTATTACCTGCTTCATACGTTTAGGGTCGGCAGAAAGCACCACGTGGTTAGCAGGGAGATTCTCCACAAGATGTACGTGAGCCTCTTTTGCCCTTGGTTCGATAAGCCTTAGACAGCTATGTGCTATTTTACTGAGGTCTACATCTACCTTTTCAACATCAAGCTTTCTGGCATCTGCCTTGGAGTAATCCAAGATATCGTTTATCAGGCTTAGAAGATGCACGCCCGATGAATTGATATCGGTTATATATTCTTTATATTGCGGGTGTCCTACCGGTCCCATTACTTCGTCCCTTATTATCTCGGAAAAGCCGATAATTGCATTGAGCGGCGTTCTAAGCTCGTGGCTGACATTGGCAAGGAACATTGATTTTTGTTGGTTTTGGGCTTCCGCTGCCGTTTTCGCTCTTTCCAGTCTAAGCTTTTCGTCATGCTGTTTGTTTATCAGTTTTTCCGTCTTACGGGAAGTAAGGAAAAGTGCCAGATATAAAAGTATGAAAGTGATTATAATTGAGAACGATACAACCATATGGAACAGCGATAGTTTTTCATATGATTTTGTAACATCATCATATATTTCCACTATGAATTTCAGTTCTTTTTCATCTTTTACGGCTTTTGTCTCTCCGCCATCTTTATATGTGTTGGTACAGTTAGCCGTACTGAACGTTGAAACCGTCCTTACATAGCTCCCGCCTACATCTTGCTGATTATCCTGATACATACCTAAAGAAGTTAGCAGCACCCCCTTAGTTTGACCGGGTGTTACGCTGTGCAGTATATCAGGCTCCTCATCGCTTAAAAACACTACCTCGGCATCATGTGTAGTAAAGAACATCTCTTTATTTTCGGTATATATACTTATTTTCTCAGCGGCGTTCATCGACAACGATTCTTTTGCATTGGTTAGAAAGTATTTCTTAAAATACTTGTCGTCCTGCCAATCATTAACGGGTTTTGAATCTAATGCTTTGAGTATGGGATAATATTTACAGATTATATTTTCAGATAATTTTTCTATCAGATTGGTATTGCCTTCAACGATAGGGGTCTT comes from the Pseudomonadota bacterium genome and includes:
- a CDS encoding HAMP domain-containing sensor histidine kinase, which gives rise to MLRYFNVIAFLSFILVVVAAFFAGMYFRSFAANSVIKTPIVEGNTNLIEKLSENIICKYYPILKALDSKPVNDWQDDKYFKKYFLTNAKESLSMNAAEKISIYTENKEMFFTTHDAEVVFLSDEEPDILHSVTPGQTKGVLLTSLGMYQDNQQDVGGSYVRTVSTFSTANCTNTYKDGGETKAVKDEKELKFIVEIYDDVTKSYEKLSLFHMVVSFSIIITFILLYLALFLTSRKTEKLINKQHDEKLRLERAKTAAEAQNQQKSMFLANVSHELRTPLNAIIGFSEIIRDEVMGPVGHPQYKEYITDINSSGVHLLSLINDILDYSKADARKLDVEKVDVDLSKIAHSCLRLIEPRAKEAHVHLVENLPANHVVLSADPKRMKQVILNLLSNAVKFTPEDGKVTLTLIEDAMNGNVIINVVDTGIGIAAKDISKAMAPFGQIDSSISRRYEGTGLGLPLTKKLTELMGGTFDIKSEVGLGTTVELLFPMIKVENAEEANLNF
- a CDS encoding DedA family protein; translated protein: MDFLLLFITGLLAATILPVQSEIVLSALIYSQKHSVVLLVIVATIGNVLGSLINYYIGKYVMHFKDRKWFPADNKMINRANGFYQKYGVWSLLLAWTPFLGDPLTIVAGIFRTNIYLFLTLVTIGKAGRYIVLAMALEKAF